In Solanum pennellii chromosome 7, SPENNV200, the following are encoded in one genomic region:
- the LOC107026371 gene encoding TBC1 domain family member 15-like, translated as MLEFDLHDLSDDADYADSMQQGSESMTRGGNSNRNSSSEQVGAEIVYFKDNVAIHPTQHAWERIRGRLKLIKQGGSLSMTWIPYEGQSSSARLSEKDKSLYTIRAVPFSDIRSIRRHTPTLGWQYAIVVLSSGLAFPPFYFYNGGLKEFLATIKQYVFLVRSAEDANIFLVNDLQDPLQRTLSSLELPGALSVANSPTSSIAPSKSSFSRTDGEALDKNSAVIQQNGRERQKHNDPRHLSIQVLEKFSLVTRFARETKSQFLREAHGDGFISNAMKKHDKKTNNYSSVVESNDVHKPLEDVHVPANSSEESSCEKHNKNEEAAMRDENLEYDYDKLSLVWGKPRQPPLGSKEWSTFLDSEGRIVDSQALRKRIFYGGVEKGLRKEVWRFLLGYHSYDSTYAEREYLASIRKSEYETIKNQWKSITKEQAKRFTKFRERKALIEKDVVRTDRSIPFYDGDDNSNVKCLRDILLTYSFYNFDLGYCQGMSDLLSPILYVMGDESQSFWCFVALMERLGPNFNRDQNGVHSQLFALSKLVELLDNPLHNYFQQKDCLNYFFCFRWVLIQFKREFDFEKTMRLWEVLWTHYLSEHLHLYVCVAILRRHRSKIIGEEMDFDTLLKFINELSGHINLDATLREAEALCICAGENGEACIPPGTPPSLPFEITSMYNQQDDDDIL; from the exons ATGCTTGAATTTGACCTCCACGATCTCTCAGACGACGCCGATTACGCTGATTCTATGCAACAA GGTTCTGAAAGTATGACTAGGGGTGGTAATAGTAATCGGAATTCATCCAGTGAACAAGTTGGTGCtgaaatagtgtattttaaagataatgTGGCGATACACCCGACTCAACATGCATGGGAGAGGATTAGAGGCCGGCTGAAGCTGATCAAGCAAGGAGGTTCTCTGTCAATG ACTTGGATTCCGTATGAAGGGCAAAGCTCAAGTGCAAGGCTGTCTGAAAAAG ATAAAAGTCTCTATACAATAAGAGCAGTGCCTTTCTCGGATATTCGCTCAATCCGTAGACACACGCCTACTTTGGGTTGGCAGTATGCTATTGTAGTATTGTCGTCAG GACTAGCATTtcctccattttatttttacaatggAGGTCTCAAGGAGTTTCTAGCAACAATAAAGCAATATGTTTTTCTTGTGAG GTCAGCTGAAGATGCAAATATATTTCTTGTCAATGACTTACAAGATCCGCTCCAG AGAACTCtctcttccttggagcttccgGGGGCCCTTTCTGTTGCCAACAGTCCAACTTCATCTATTGCACCTAGTAAATCTTCATTCAGTCGGACAGACGGTGAAGCCCTTGATAAGAACTCCGCAGTTATTCAACAAAATGGCAGGGAAAGACAAAAACATAATGATCCTCGACATTTATCTATTCAAGTACTGGAGAAATTTTCTCTTGTCACCAGATTTGCACGTGAAACAAAATCTCAATTTCTTCGTGAAGCTCATGGTGATGGTTTCATTTCTAATGCAATGAAGAAGCAtgacaaaaaaacaaataattactCTTCTGTTGTTGAATCTAATGATGTTCACAAGCCGCTTGAAGATGTTCATGTGCCTGCAAATTCGTCCGAG GAAAGTTCTTGTGAGAAACATAATAAGAATGAAGAAGCTGCAATGCGCGATGAAAATTTAGAG TATGACTATGACAAATTATCACTAGTATGGGGAAAACCGCGCCAGCCTCCGTTGGGATCAAAAGAG TGGTCCACCTTTTTGGACTCTGAAGGTAGGATCGTAGACTCGCAGGCACTAAGAAAGAGGATCTTTTACGGCGGTGTGGAGAAAGGTCTGAGGAAAGAG GTCTGGAGATTTCTGTTGGGATATCATTCGTATGATTCAACTTATGCCGAGAGGGAATATCTCGCGTCTATCAGAAAGTCAGAGTATGAAACAATAAAAAACCAGTGGAAG AGCATCACTAAAGAGCAGGCTAAGAGATTTACAAAATTCAGAGAAAGGAAAGCTCTTATTGAAAAAGATGTG GTTAGGACTGATAGGTCAATTCCATTCTATGATGGGGATGATAATTCTAATGTGAAGTGCTTGCGTGACATACTGCTCACTTACTCATTCTACAACTTTGACCTGGGTTACTGTCAG GGTATGAGTGATCTTCTTTCACCAATATTGTATGTGATGGGAGATGAATCACAATCGTTTTGGTGCTTTGTGGCTTTGATGGAGCGACTTGGACCAAATTTTAATCGTGACCAGAACGGAGTGCATTCTCAGCTTTTTGCATTGTCAAAG TTGGTGGAGTTATTGGACAATCCTTTGCATAATTACTTCCAACAGAAGGACTgcttgaattattttttctgCTTTCGCTGGGTTCTTATACAATTCAAAAG GGAATTTGACTTTGAGAAAACAATGCGGTTGTGGGAGGTCTTATGGACACATTATTTGAGCGAGCATCTTCATCTGTATGTCTGTGTTGCAATTCTGAGAAGACACCGCAGTAAAATAATAGGAGAAGAGATGGATTTTGACACACTGCTAAAATTTATCAATGAGCTAAGTGGTCATATTAACCTCGATGCTACCCTCAGGGAAGCTGAGGCTTTGTGCATATGTGCCGGTGAAAATGGTGAAGCTTGCATCCCTCCTGGAACTCCACCTTCATTACCATTTGAGATTACTTCAATGTACAATCAAcaggatgatgatgatatacTGTAA
- the LOC107026373 gene encoding transcription factor MYB82-like has translation MKDKEVKTRMKRGFWKPEEDLILKNCVETHGEGNWATISEKSGLMRSGKSCRLRWKNYLRPNIKRGMMSEDEKDLIIRLHKLLGNRWSLIAGRLPGRTDNEVKNFWNTHLNNKRSCRGKKKHVKSKEANTQSTQGKMQEYPAETVSNQEVATKTALDSWIEEMQDLLSPPTMNNVPFLEDEPFIPILDDIVLLEAFTSTGKETWNEIQPFL, from the exons ATGAAGGATAAAGAAGTTAAAACAAGAATGAAGAGAGGATTTTGGAAACCTGAGGAGGACTTGATATTGAAGAATTGCGTCGAGACTCATGGAGAGGGAAACTGGGCTACCATTTCTGAGAAGTCAG GCTTAATGAGGAGTGGTAAGAGCTGCAGGCTAAGGTGGAAAAATTACCTCAGACCAAACATCAAGCGAGGAATGATGTCAGAAGATGAAAAAGACCTCATCATCAGACTCCACAAGCTTCTTGGCAACCG ATGGTCGCTAATTGCTGGTAGGCTACCTGGAAGAACAGACAATGAAGTTAAGAACTTCTGGAACACACATTTGAACAACAAGAGATCATGTAGAGGCAAAAAGAAGCATGTAAAGTCCAAGGAGGCGAATACTCAAAGCACACAAGGCAAAATGCAAGAGTACCCTGCTGAGACAGTAAGCAACCAAGAAGTGGCCACCAAAACAGCTTTAGATTCATGGATAGAAGAAATGCAGGACTTACTATCACCTCCGACAATGAATAACGTGCCATTTCTCGAAGATGAGCCTTTTATTCCCATATTGGATGACATTGTCTTGCTTGAAGCATTCACAAGTACTGGCAAAGAAACGTGGAATGAGATTCAGCCATTCCTTTAG